Genomic window (Enterobacteriaceae bacterium 4M9):
TGCTGACGGCACCTACGACAAGCTGGCAAAAAAATACTTCGACTTTAACGTCTACGGCGAATAACACACCAGGGCATTGTTGCGCCATTGTGGTGCGGCAGTGCCCTGTCATTGTGCAATCGCGCCTGTGTTGCACGCTGGAGATGCATAATTACCCATCGGCTCTGCAAAAAATGACGCTTTTGTGCCGTAAAAGCTTTGGCCTCCAGGACTGAAAAATGGCACGATACTTGCCAACACAACATGTAAAAACGTTTTGCCTAAAAAGATAATTCTCTGAGGATAAGTATGAAAAAGCTGGTGTTATCCCTTTCTCTGGTGCTGGCGTTTTCCAGCGTTTCTACAGCATTCGCTGCGTTGCCGCAGAACGTGCGTATTGGTACCGATCCGACCTACGCGCCGTTTGAATCCAAAAATGCCAGCGGCCAGCTGGTGGGCTTTGATATCGATATCGCTAAAGAGCTGTGCAAGCGTATCGAAACCAAATGTACGTTTGTGGAAAGCCCGCTTGATGCGCTGATCCCGATGCTGAAAGCAAAGAAAATTGACGCCATTATGTCGTCACTTTCTATCACCGAGAAACGCCAGCAGGAAATCGCGTTTACCGACAAACTCTACGCAGCCAACTCTCGTCTGGTGGTCGCACAGGGCTCCCCGATTCAGCCAACCATTGAAAGCCTCAAGGGCAAGCGTGTGGGCGTATTGCAGGGCACCACCCAGGAAACTTACGGTAACGTTCACTGGGCAGCAAAAGGCATTGAAATTGTCTCCTATCAGGGCCAGGACAATATCTACGCCGACCTGACTGCCGGGCGCATTGATGCGGCGTTCCAGGACGAAGTCGCGGCCAGCGAGGGCTTCCTGAAAACCGCGGCCGGTAAAAAATACCAGTTTGGTGGCCCATCTATTGCCGATGAGAAACTGTTTGGCGTGGGTACCGGTATGGGCATTCGCAAAGACGACAACGAACTGCGTGAAGCGCTCAACAAAGCCTTTGCCGAGATGCGTGCCGACGGCACCTATGAAAAGCTTGCGAAGAAATATTTCGATTTTGACGTCTATGGCGGCTAACGTTAACCGCGACACGCTGCGCCCTGAGCCGGGCGCAGCGCAAGCCTGGAGAGTCTGACGTTATGCTGCATGGGTTTTCCGAAGTCATCTTTAAAGGGGCGCTGGTGACGCTGGAGCTGGCGCTCAGTTCTCTGGTTCTTGCCGTTATCATTGGCCTTGCGGGTGCAGCGGCCAAGCTTTCGCATAACCGCCCGCTGGCATTATTGTTTGAAGCCTACACCACGCTTATTCGCGGCGTACCGGATCTGGTACTGATGCTGCTGATTTTCTACGGCCTGCAAATGGCGCTCAATGTCATTACCGATGCCATCGGCGTTGCCCAGTGGGATATTGACCCCATGGCGGCCGGTATTGTCACGCTGGGGTTTATCTACGGCGCTTACTTTACCGAAACCTTCCGCGGTGCCTATATGGCCGTACCTAAGGGCCATACTGAAGCGGCCACCGCGTATGGTTTTACCGGGGCGCAGACCTTTCGCCGCATTCTGTTTCCGGCCATGATGCGCTTTGCGCTGCCCGGCATTGGTAATAACTGGCAGGTCATCCTCAAGGCCACGGCGCTGGTGTCGCTGCTGGGGCTGGAAGATGTGGTGAAGGCTACCCAGCTTGCCGGGAAAAGCACCTGGGAGCCGTTCTACTTCGCGGTGGTGTGTGGCGCGATTTACCTGGTGTTTACCACGGTATCCAACGGCGTGCTGTTCTGGCTTGAACGTCGCTATTCGGTAGGCGTGAAGAGGGCCGAACTGTGATTGAGATTATTCAGGAGTACTGGAAATCACTGCTGTGGACCGACGGCTATCGCTTTACCGGTGTGGCGATTACGCTGTGGCTGCTTATCGCCTCAGTGTTGATGGGCGGCATTCTGGCGCTGTTTCTCGCCATCGGGCGCGTTTCACCCAATAAGTTTATCTCGCTGCCTATCTGGTTTTTTACCTATGTGTTTCGCGGCACGCCGCTATACGTACAGTTGCTGGTGTTCTATTCCGGCATGTACACGCTGGAAGTCGTTAAAGGTAACGAGTTTCTGAACGCGTTTTTCCGAAGCGGCCTTAACTGCGCGGTGCTGGCGTTTACCCTCAACACCTGCGCGTATACCACAGAGATTTTTGCCGGAGCTATCCGCTCGGTGCCGGCCGGTGAAATTGAAGCGGGGCGCGCTTACGGCTTCTCACGCATTAAACTTTACCGCTGCATTATTCTGCCGTCGGCGCTGCGTATTTCGCTGCCTGCCTACAGCAATGAGGTGATTTTGATGCTGCACTCCACCGCGCTGGCGTTTACGGCCACCGTGCCGGATCTGCTGAAAATCGCCCGTGATATCAATTCCGCCACTTATCAACCCTTTACGGCGTTTGGTATTGCTGCAGTACTGTATCTCATCATTTCGTATGTGCTGATTAGCCTCTTTCGCAAAGCGGAGAAGCGCTGGTTACGGCATATGAATCCGTCTACCTCTGCGCACTGAGTGAACGATGTCTGAGAATAAATTAAACGTAATTGACCTGCACAAGCGCTACGGTGAGCATGAGGTGCTAAAGGGCGTGTCGCTCAAGGCTGACGCGGGTGATGTGATAAGCATTATCGGCTCGTCAGGCTCCGGGAAGAGTACCTTTCTGCGCTGCATTAACTTCCTCGAAAAACCGAGCGAAGGCTCGATTGTGGTGAACAACCAGACTATTAACCTGGTGCGCGACAAAGACGGCCAGCTGAAGGTGGCAGACAAAAATCAGCTGCGCCTGCTGCGCACGCGCCTGACAATGGTGTTCCAGCACTTCAATCTGTGGAGCCACATGACGGTGCTGGAAAACGTAATGGAAGCACCGGTGCAGGTGCTGGGCCTGAGCAAGGCAGAAGCTAAAACGCGGGCGCTCAAGTATCTGGAAAAAGTCGGTATTCACGCGCGCGAGCAGGTGAAGTACCCGGCGCATTTGTCCGGCGGTCAGCAGCAGCGCGTCTCCATTGCCCGCGCACTGGCAATGGAGCCGGAGGTGTTGCTGTTTGACGAACCAACCTCGGCGCTGGACCCGGAACTGGTGGGCGAAGTGTTGCGCATCATGCAGCAGCTGGCGGAAGAGGGCAAAACCATGGTGGTAGTAACCCATGAAATGGGCTTTGCGCGCCATGTCTCCAGTCACGTGATTTTCCTGCATCAGGGCAAAATTGAAGAGGAAGGCCCGCCGGAGCAGGTGTTCGACAACCCGCAGAGCGCGCGCCTGCAACAGTTTTTGTCGGGGTCGCTGAAGTAACTGCTGATTCCTCGACATAAAAAACGCCGACATCGCTCGGCGTTTTTTATTGTCTGTATGAGTTAGCGCACTACGTCGTGCAGCGCGTCTTCCAGATCGAACCAGCGGAAGATAAAGCCCGAGGCCTCCAGCCGTTTGGGTAACGCTCGCTGGCCGCCCAGCACCAGTACCGAGGACTCACCCATTGCCAGGCGCAGCGCGACGGCGGGCTGGCGCATAAACGCCGGACGGTGCAGCACGTGGCCCAGCGTGTGCGCAAACTGTTCGTTGCGAACCGGATAAGGCGACACCATGTTAAACGGACCGCGCAGATCGTGACTCAGCAGCCAGATAATGCCGCTAACCATGTCGTCGATATGGATCCAGGGCAGGTACTGACGCCCGTTGCCGCTCGGCCCACCTAGCCCTAAGCGGAACAGCGGCAGCAGCTTACCCAAAATGCCGCCATCCGGGGCCAGTACAATCCCAGTACGCAGCAGGCATACGCGAGTGTGCTCGTTTTGTGCCGCGCTGGCGATCTGCTCCCAGCGTGCGCACAGTTTGTGCGTAAACTCGTTGTGGGGCGGCTCCTCTTCAGTGACAACCACTTCACCAAGGTCGCCGTAATAGCCAGTGGCAGAGCCGGAAATCAGCACCGCAGGCGGCGTCTGGCTGGTTTTAAAAAGCTCTACCAGCCGCTCGGTGGTTTTCCAGCGGCTCTGGCACAGGCGCTCTTTCTGGGTGGCGCTCCAGCGTTTATCAGCAATGGGCTCACCTGCCAGGTTGATGACCGCATCAATACCGTTGAGGTTTTCGCGCTCATGTAGCCCTTTCCAGACTTCAACGCGTGGGTCGAGTCGGGCGCGGGCTTTGGTCGGGTCGCGCGTAACCGCAATGACGTCATGGCCCAGCTCCAGCAAGCGAGGCACCAGATGTTGGCCGATGAGTCCGGTCGCGCCGGTGATAACTATCTTCATGCGCATCCTCCGCTAGCGCTAGCGTTGCCAGCTCATTGTCACAGACACCGAGTCGGCGTAACGCAGCGCGTGAAGTTTATCTATCTCCACTTCAGCATAGGTGACCCAGGGATGTTCGCATGCGATATTCAGCACATCCTGCGTCAATTTTTCCAACAGCGCGAAGCGGTTTTCCTCGACGTGGCGAATAATGGCTTTGGTCATGGTGCGATAGTTGAGTACATCATTGATATCTTCGCTCACGCGCGCCTTATCGGCGGGGTAACGTAGCTCAACGTTAATTACCACATCCTGACGGTTGGCTTTCTCTTCTTCGTTGATGCCGATATAGGTGCGCAGGCGCAGATTTTTTATGCGGATAATGGCGTCCGGCTGATGTGACATGCAGGTGCTCCCGGTAGGTTTTAGTGCAATATCATACATGAGGTTCACGCACCCGCCCACGCCTGCACCAGGTAATGAAAGCGGTTCAGAATGCGGGGTCTGCACCGTATCGCAAATGGGCGTGGCAGAGGCCGGATTTTGAGTATAGTTTTTAGCTGCGGAACATAAAAAGAGGTTGCCATGAGTCAGACCGAAATAACGTTGTGGGGTGATGAAAACGCGTTTAGTCCGTATGTGTTGACGGCGTATGTGGCGCTGATGGAAAAGGGGCTGACGTTTACCTTTAAGCGCGTGAGCCTGGCCCACGAGGAGCATTTGTCACCGCAGTGGCGCGGTTACAGCGCGACGCGCCGGGTGCCGCTGCTGGAGATAGACAGTTTCGCACTGAGCGAGTCGTCGGCGATGGCAGAATATCTGGAGGAGAAATTTGCACCACCGGTTTTTACGCGCCTTTATCCTCACGAGCTTGAAAAACGTGCGCGTGCACGCCAGGTGCAGGCGTGGCTACGAAGCGATTTGATGGCTATCCGCAGCGAGCGCCCCACGGAAGTGGTTTTTGGTGGTGAAAAGCGCCCGCCCTTAAGCGATGCCGGACAGCGCGACGCACAGAAGCTGTTTGCGCTGGCCCAGGGCCTTCTGGAACACGGGCAGCCGAATCTTTTTGGTGAGTGGTGCATTGCGGATACCGACCTGGCGCTGATGTTAAACCGGCTGGTGCTCAACGGCGACGAAGTACCGCAGGCGCTTGCCGATTACGCTGACTTTCAGTGGCAGCGCGCATCGGTACAGCGTTACGTGGCCTTA
Coding sequences:
- the hisJ gene encoding histidine ABC transporter substrate-binding protein HisJ gives rise to the protein MKKLVLSLSLVLAFSSVSTAFAALPQNVRIGTDPTYAPFESKNASGQLVGFDIDIAKELCKRIETKCTFVESPLDALIPMLKAKKIDAIMSSLSITEKRQQEIAFTDKLYAANSRLVVAQGSPIQPTIESLKGKRVGVLQGTTQETYGNVHWAAKGIEIVSYQGQDNIYADLTAGRIDAAFQDEVAASEGFLKTAAGKKYQFGGPSIADEKLFGVGTGMGIRKDDNELREALNKAFAEMRADGTYEKLAKKYFDFDVYGG
- a CDS encoding ABC transporter permease subunit (The N-terminal region of this protein, as described by TIGR01726, is a three transmembrane segment that identifies a subfamily of ABC transporter permease subunits, which specificities that include histidine, arginine, glutamine, glutamate, L-cystine (sic), the opines (in Agrobacterium) octopine and nopaline, etc.), encoding MLHGFSEVIFKGALVTLELALSSLVLAVIIGLAGAAAKLSHNRPLALLFEAYTTLIRGVPDLVLMLLIFYGLQMALNVITDAIGVAQWDIDPMAAGIVTLGFIYGAYFTETFRGAYMAVPKGHTEAATAYGFTGAQTFRRILFPAMMRFALPGIGNNWQVILKATALVSLLGLEDVVKATQLAGKSTWEPFYFAVVCGAIYLVFTTVSNGVLFWLERRYSVGVKRAEL
- a CDS encoding ABC transporter permease, whose amino-acid sequence is MIEIIQEYWKSLLWTDGYRFTGVAITLWLLIASVLMGGILALFLAIGRVSPNKFISLPIWFFTYVFRGTPLYVQLLVFYSGMYTLEVVKGNEFLNAFFRSGLNCAVLAFTLNTCAYTTEIFAGAIRSVPAGEIEAGRAYGFSRIKLYRCIILPSALRISLPAYSNEVILMLHSTALAFTATVPDLLKIARDINSATYQPFTAFGIAAVLYLIISYVLISLFRKAEKRWLRHMNPSTSAH
- the hisP gene encoding histidine ABC transporter ATP-binding protein HisP produces the protein MSENKLNVIDLHKRYGEHEVLKGVSLKADAGDVISIIGSSGSGKSTFLRCINFLEKPSEGSIVVNNQTINLVRDKDGQLKVADKNQLRLLRTRLTMVFQHFNLWSHMTVLENVMEAPVQVLGLSKAEAKTRALKYLEKVGIHAREQVKYPAHLSGGQQQRVSIARALAMEPEVLLFDEPTSALDPELVGEVLRIMQQLAEEGKTMVVVTHEMGFARHVSSHVIFLHQGKIEEEGPPEQVFDNPQSARLQQFLSGSLK
- a CDS encoding TIGR01777 family protein, with amino-acid sequence MKIVITGATGLIGQHLVPRLLELGHDVIAVTRDPTKARARLDPRVEVWKGLHERENLNGIDAVINLAGEPIADKRWSATQKERLCQSRWKTTERLVELFKTSQTPPAVLISGSATGYYGDLGEVVVTEEEPPHNEFTHKLCARWEQIASAAQNEHTRVCLLRTGIVLAPDGGILGKLLPLFRLGLGGPSGNGRQYLPWIHIDDMVSGIIWLLSHDLRGPFNMVSPYPVRNEQFAHTLGHVLHRPAFMRQPAVALRLAMGESSVLVLGGQRALPKRLEASGFIFRWFDLEDALHDVVR
- the folX gene encoding dihydroneopterin triphosphate 2'-epimerase; protein product: MSHQPDAIIRIKNLRLRTYIGINEEEKANRQDVVINVELRYPADKARVSEDINDVLNYRTMTKAIIRHVEENRFALLEKLTQDVLNIACEHPWVTYAEVEIDKLHALRYADSVSVTMSWQR
- the yfcF gene encoding glutathione transferase gives rise to the protein MSQTEITLWGDENAFSPYVLTAYVALMEKGLTFTFKRVSLAHEEHLSPQWRGYSATRRVPLLEIDSFALSESSAMAEYLEEKFAPPVFTRLYPHELEKRARARQVQAWLRSDLMAIRSERPTEVVFGGEKRPPLSDAGQRDAQKLFALAQGLLEHGQPNLFGEWCIADTDLALMLNRLVLNGDEVPQALADYADFQWQRASVQRYVALSAKAEPQS